One window of the Mycobacterium haemophilum DSM 44634 genome contains the following:
- a CDS encoding NRAMP family divalent metal transporter, translating to MTSISTDAISAVAVPPTTSDASVCVKSPATSRVTPDASGSAVLDSAHVGDIVGAFGRIGRDATHAGRSRWQQLRLLMVITGPGLIAMIGDNDAGGVATYAQAGQNYGMNLLWTLVLLIPVLYVNQEMVLRLGAVTRVGHARLIFERFGKFWGAFSVGDLLILNALTIVTEFIGVSLALGFLGCPKTIAIPAAAVLLFAVVAGGSFRRWEQVMFMLIAVNVAVIPLVLSVHPALGPSLHGLMPSLPGEPNSPTSVVLLVIMAIVGTTVAPWQLFFQQSNVVDKRITPRWMRYGRADLVIGIVGVMAGAIALMSATAFGLAGTADAGNFTDAGAAASHLSNHVGHPIGVLFAIILLDASLIGANVVGLATTYALGDALGKPHSLHWKITEAPLFYGSYAALLGISAAVAFSPDHILGLITQGVQALAGVLLPSATVFLVLLCNDRPVLGPWVNTVRQNVLAWTIVWSLVVLSLMLTVVTFFPNLSTATLVSGLGVGAALGVVGATAVVAVGWLAERRGAGGIAQQPSRPGSEQAEFDALPKLTRAERRALCDERRANWTMPALATLDRPVMSPVRRAGLLTLRGYLVLACVLVVVKVVQAGIG from the coding sequence ATGACTTCCATCTCCACTGACGCAATCAGTGCCGTCGCGGTCCCGCCGACCACTAGTGACGCTTCCGTGTGCGTCAAAAGCCCTGCGACATCACGGGTAACACCCGACGCTTCCGGTTCGGCGGTGCTGGATTCCGCGCATGTCGGTGACATCGTTGGCGCGTTTGGCCGCATCGGGCGGGACGCCACCCATGCGGGCCGCAGTCGTTGGCAACAACTGCGACTGCTGATGGTCATCACCGGTCCGGGACTGATTGCGATGATCGGCGACAACGATGCCGGTGGTGTCGCGACCTACGCACAGGCCGGACAGAACTATGGGATGAACCTGTTGTGGACGTTGGTGCTGCTGATCCCGGTGCTGTATGTGAACCAGGAGATGGTGCTCCGGTTGGGTGCGGTCACCAGGGTTGGACATGCGCGGCTGATTTTCGAGCGGTTCGGTAAGTTCTGGGGTGCGTTCAGCGTCGGTGACCTGTTGATTCTCAACGCGTTGACAATCGTCACCGAATTCATTGGTGTGTCACTGGCACTCGGCTTTCTGGGCTGCCCGAAGACGATCGCTATACCCGCCGCCGCAGTGCTGTTATTCGCGGTGGTCGCCGGCGGCTCATTCCGTCGTTGGGAGCAGGTGATGTTCATGCTGATTGCGGTGAACGTCGCTGTCATCCCGCTGGTGTTGTCGGTGCATCCCGCCCTGGGCCCAAGCCTGCACGGACTGATGCCGTCATTGCCCGGCGAACCTAATTCCCCGACCTCTGTTGTGCTGTTAGTCATCATGGCGATTGTGGGCACCACGGTGGCGCCCTGGCAGTTGTTCTTTCAACAGTCCAATGTTGTTGACAAGCGCATCACGCCACGCTGGATGCGCTACGGCCGAGCCGATCTGGTCATCGGCATCGTCGGCGTCATGGCGGGGGCGATCGCCCTGATGTCGGCCACCGCTTTCGGGCTGGCAGGTACCGCCGACGCTGGCAACTTCACTGACGCGGGAGCGGCAGCATCCCACCTGTCCAACCACGTCGGGCACCCGATCGGTGTATTGTTCGCGATCATCTTGTTGGACGCGTCGTTGATCGGTGCCAACGTCGTCGGGCTGGCCACCACTTATGCACTCGGTGACGCTCTGGGTAAGCCACATTCGCTGCATTGGAAGATTACCGAGGCCCCGCTGTTTTACGGCAGCTATGCAGCGCTTCTTGGGATATCGGCTGCGGTCGCGTTCAGCCCCGATCACATCCTCGGTCTCATCACCCAAGGTGTGCAGGCTCTCGCCGGTGTTCTGCTGCCTTCGGCAACTGTCTTTTTGGTGCTGCTGTGCAATGACCGCCCGGTGCTGGGTCCGTGGGTGAACACCGTTCGCCAGAATGTCTTGGCGTGGACGATCGTGTGGTCGCTGGTGGTGCTGTCGCTGATGTTGACCGTGGTGACATTCTTCCCCAACTTGTCGACCGCGACCCTGGTGAGTGGTCTTGGTGTCGGCGCTGCGCTTGGCGTGGTCGGGGCTACCGCCGTCGTTGCGGTCGGCTGGTTAGCCGAGCGACGCGGCGCGGGGGGCATCGCGCAGCAGCCCAGCCGACCGGGTTCCGAACAAGCGGAGTTCGATGCGCTACCGAAACTGACGCGCGCTGAAAGAAGGGCGTTGTGTGATGAGCGTCGCGCAAACTGGACCATGCCCGCCTTAGCGACCTTGGATCGGCCGGTCATGTCGCCGGTGCGCCGGGCCGGGCTGTTGACGCTGCGCGGCTATCTGGTGCTGGCCTGCGTGTTGGTCGTGGTCAAAGTTGTCCAGGCCGGCATCGGCTAA
- a CDS encoding L,D-transpeptidase has protein sequence MRRAVRYLFVMAVITLMAVAGSGSPSVAAVPTPKPTPEVALVLPANGAVVGVAHPVVVAFTAPVTDRAATERSIRVSSPSNMAGHFEWLDGNVVQWVPTKYWPAHTHVSVGVQALTTGFETGDALLGVASLSAHTFTVSRNGEVLRTMPASMGKPTRPTPIGKFTALSKERTVVMDSRTIGIPLSSPEGYLITAQYAVRVTWSGVYVHSAPWSVNSQGYANVSHGCINLSPDNAAWYFNTVNVGDPIEVVG, from the coding sequence ATGCGCCGAGCGGTTCGTTATCTATTTGTTATGGCCGTGATCACCCTGATGGCCGTGGCAGGATCGGGCAGCCCCAGCGTGGCCGCGGTCCCTACACCAAAGCCGACTCCTGAGGTTGCTTTGGTGCTGCCGGCTAATGGCGCGGTGGTGGGTGTGGCGCACCCGGTGGTGGTGGCATTCACCGCGCCGGTGACCGACCGCGCCGCCACCGAGCGGTCAATTCGCGTCTCATCGCCGAGCAACATGGCCGGCCACTTCGAGTGGCTCGATGGCAATGTCGTGCAGTGGGTTCCAACCAAGTATTGGCCCGCCCACACTCATGTATCGGTCGGTGTTCAGGCGCTGACGACGGGCTTCGAAACCGGTGACGCGTTGCTCGGCGTTGCCAGCCTGTCCGCGCACACCTTCACTGTCAGTAGAAACGGAGAGGTCCTCCGCACCATGCCGGCGTCTATGGGTAAGCCCACCCGGCCGACGCCGATCGGTAAGTTCACCGCATTGTCGAAGGAGCGCACCGTCGTGATGGACTCGCGGACCATCGGTATCCCGCTCAGTTCGCCCGAAGGGTATTTGATCACCGCCCAGTACGCGGTTCGCGTTACCTGGAGCGGCGTCTATGTGCACTCAGCCCCATGGTCGGTGAACTCGCAGGGCTACGCCAACGTCAGTCATGGATGTATAAACCTAAGCCCGGACAACGCCGCGTGGTACTTCAACACCGTTAACGTTGGCGACCCCATCGAAGTGGTGGGATAG
- the oxc gene encoding oxalyl-CoA decarboxylase: MTTLSAAGSEAAARSESARLTDGFHLVVEALKVNDIETIYGVVGIPITDLARIAQASGIRYIGFRQETSAGNAAAAAGFLTRRPGVCLTVSAPGFLNGLVALANATTNCFPMIQISGSSNRTLVDLQQGDYGELDQLNAARPFAKAAYRINRVQDIGRGVARAIRTAVSGRPGGVYLDIPGDVLGQAMEAAAAADTIWRVVDPAPRQLPAPEAVDRALDLLAQAQRPLIVLGKGAAYAQADNVIRDFVETTRIPFLPMSMAKGLLPDSHPQSAAAARSLAIARADTVLLVGARLNWLLGHGESPQWSADAKFVQVDIAASEFDSNRPIAAPLAGDVGSVMSALLNGAATRRIVAPADWTNELADRKATNDAAMRRRLADNPHPMRFYNALGAIRSVLQDNPDVYVVNEGANTLDLARNVIEMDAPRHRLDTGTWGVMGIGMGYAIAAAVETGKPVVAIEGDSAFGFSGMEIETICRYRLPVTVVILNNGGVYRGDEVSSACGTDPAPTVLNARARHELIAEAFGGKGYHVVTPAELRSALTAAIASNAPSIIDCELDPAAGVESGHLASLNPTSAATPVSADA, from the coding sequence ATGACCACACTTTCGGCAGCTGGCAGCGAAGCGGCGGCAAGATCAGAAAGCGCGCGGTTGACCGACGGCTTCCACCTCGTTGTGGAGGCGCTCAAGGTCAATGACATCGAGACGATCTACGGGGTGGTCGGTATCCCGATCACCGACCTCGCGCGCATCGCGCAAGCGTCCGGAATCCGCTACATCGGCTTCCGGCAGGAGACCTCCGCCGGCAACGCCGCTGCCGCCGCTGGATTCCTTACCCGACGTCCCGGCGTGTGTCTAACGGTGTCGGCACCCGGCTTCCTCAACGGCCTAGTCGCACTGGCAAACGCCACGACGAATTGCTTTCCGATGATCCAGATCTCGGGTTCAAGCAATCGAACGCTGGTGGATCTGCAGCAAGGAGACTACGGTGAGCTCGACCAGCTCAACGCTGCAAGGCCTTTCGCGAAGGCGGCGTACCGGATCAACCGGGTGCAGGACATTGGACGCGGCGTGGCACGCGCCATTCGCACCGCAGTCTCCGGCCGTCCGGGCGGCGTCTACCTCGATATCCCCGGTGATGTGCTGGGCCAGGCCATGGAGGCCGCGGCCGCAGCCGACACAATTTGGCGGGTCGTCGACCCCGCGCCCCGCCAGCTGCCGGCGCCGGAGGCAGTCGACCGCGCTCTGGACCTACTCGCGCAGGCGCAGCGGCCGCTGATCGTGCTCGGCAAAGGCGCAGCATACGCACAGGCAGACAACGTGATTCGGGACTTTGTCGAGACCACCAGAATTCCGTTCCTACCGATGTCGATGGCCAAAGGACTACTGCCCGACTCGCACCCACAGTCCGCTGCCGCCGCGCGCTCGCTGGCCATCGCGCGCGCAGATACGGTCTTGTTGGTCGGCGCCCGGCTGAACTGGCTTCTCGGCCATGGCGAGTCGCCGCAATGGTCAGCCGATGCCAAATTTGTTCAGGTCGATATCGCGGCGTCGGAGTTCGACAGCAACCGGCCGATCGCGGCGCCGCTGGCCGGCGATGTTGGTTCGGTGATGTCGGCGCTACTCAACGGTGCGGCCACGCGTCGGATCGTCGCACCCGCGGACTGGACCAACGAGCTGGCCGATCGCAAAGCAACCAACGACGCCGCGATGCGCCGGCGACTGGCCGACAATCCGCATCCAATGCGCTTCTACAACGCGCTCGGCGCCATTCGCTCTGTGCTGCAGGATAACCCGGATGTCTATGTGGTCAACGAGGGCGCCAATACGCTCGACCTGGCCCGCAACGTCATCGAGATGGATGCGCCCCGGCACCGGCTCGACACAGGGACCTGGGGCGTGATGGGCATCGGTATGGGCTACGCCATCGCCGCCGCGGTCGAGACCGGCAAGCCGGTTGTCGCTATCGAAGGCGACAGCGCATTTGGCTTTTCCGGCATGGAAATCGAGACCATCTGCCGCTACCGATTGCCGGTCACCGTAGTCATCCTCAACAATGGTGGCGTCTACCGCGGCGACGAGGTCTCCTCGGCCTGTGGTACCGATCCCGCACCCACCGTGCTCAACGCCCGCGCACGGCACGAATTAATCGCAGAAGCCTTTGGCGGCAAGGGATATCACGTCGTAACACCCGCCGAGCTGCGGTCGGCACTCACCGCAGCGATCGCATCGAACGCGCCATCGATCATTGACTGCGAGCTCGACCCAGCCGCGGGGGTGGAAAGCGGACACCTGGCAAGCCTCAACCCCACGAGTGCCGCAACACCGGTCAGCGCCGACGCGTGA
- a CDS encoding DUF899 domain-containing protein, which produces MNAPPIVSAREWAAAHQQLLVKEKELTRARDALAALRRRMPWLAIDQEYEFDGPQGIVSLPDLFGGRRQLIVYRAFFEPGVDGWPNHACRGCSMIADHVGHLAHLNARDTTLVFASRAPQSDIERLKARMGWKMPWYTITDSFDADFGVAEWHGTNAFIRDGARVFRTYFINNRGDEVLGNTWSFLDMTALGRQEQWEDSPEGYPRTAPYEWWNWHDEYGEHTPSRWFGEPDPNDPSDPRPPRR; this is translated from the coding sequence ATGAACGCACCTCCGATTGTGTCGGCTCGTGAGTGGGCGGCCGCGCATCAGCAACTGCTGGTCAAGGAGAAGGAACTGACCCGGGCCCGGGACGCGTTGGCGGCCCTGCGCCGGCGGATGCCATGGCTGGCCATCGACCAGGAATACGAGTTCGACGGGCCGCAGGGCATCGTGAGCCTGCCGGACCTGTTCGGCGGCCGTCGTCAGCTGATCGTTTACCGCGCCTTCTTCGAACCCGGCGTGGATGGCTGGCCCAACCATGCCTGCCGTGGCTGCTCGATGATTGCCGATCATGTGGGTCACCTTGCCCACCTAAACGCTCGCGATACCACGCTGGTGTTCGCCTCGCGGGCGCCGCAATCCGACATCGAGCGCCTGAAAGCGCGGATGGGCTGGAAGATGCCGTGGTATACCATCACCGACAGCTTCGACGCCGACTTCGGCGTAGCTGAATGGCACGGGACCAATGCATTCATCCGCGACGGCGCCCGGGTGTTTCGTACCTACTTCATCAACAACCGCGGCGATGAGGTACTGGGCAACACCTGGAGCTTCCTGGACATGACGGCGCTAGGGCGCCAGGAGCAGTGGGAGGACTCGCCCGAGGGCTACCCGCGGACCGCGCCGTACGAGTGGTGGAATTGGCACGACGAATATGGCGAACACACGCCGTCACGATGGTTTGGTGAGCCCGATCCTAACGATCCCAGCGACCCGCGACCGCCGCGCCGCTAA
- a CDS encoding LysR family transcriptional regulator, whose translation MLFRQLEYFVAVAQERHFARAAERCYVSQPALSSAIAKLERELNVTLINRGHSFEGLTPEGERLVVWAKRILAEHDAFKAEVDAVRSGITGTLRLGTVPTASTTASLVLSAFCSEHPLVKVQIRSRLPVTELHRRLGDFELDAVIVHSAPDDTHEVDLVPLYHEHYVLVSPADMLPPGAATLTWPDASQLPLALLTPDMRDRQLIDRAFAGHAITVTPQVETDSVASLFAQVATGNWACIVPHTWLWTTPMGAEIRAVEMVDPVLKADVALATNSAGPGSPVARALAASAKQLALNEFFEAQLAGITRRR comes from the coding sequence GTGCTCTTCCGTCAACTGGAGTACTTCGTCGCGGTCGCCCAGGAGCGGCACTTCGCCAGAGCGGCCGAGAGGTGCTACGTTTCGCAACCCGCGCTATCATCCGCGATCGCCAAACTCGAACGTGAGTTGAACGTCACGCTGATCAACCGGGGACACAGCTTTGAGGGCCTAACGCCCGAGGGGGAGCGCCTGGTCGTGTGGGCCAAGCGGATTCTCGCCGAGCACGATGCATTCAAGGCCGAGGTGGACGCGGTGCGGTCCGGGATCACTGGGACGCTTCGACTAGGCACGGTGCCCACCGCCTCGACGACGGCGTCCCTGGTGCTGTCGGCCTTTTGTTCGGAGCACCCATTGGTAAAAGTGCAGATCCGTTCCCGACTGCCTGTCACCGAGCTGCACCGACGGCTGGGCGACTTTGAGCTTGATGCCGTCATCGTGCACTCCGCGCCCGACGACACCCACGAGGTGGACCTGGTGCCGCTTTACCATGAGCACTACGTGTTGGTATCGCCGGCGGATATGTTGCCGCCTGGGGCGGCGACGTTGACGTGGCCGGATGCCTCGCAGCTGCCGCTGGCGTTACTCACACCCGACATGCGAGACCGCCAGCTGATTGATCGGGCCTTTGCGGGCCACGCCATCACCGTCACCCCGCAAGTCGAGACCGACTCTGTCGCTTCGTTATTCGCCCAGGTGGCCACCGGCAACTGGGCGTGCATCGTTCCGCACACCTGGCTGTGGACGACGCCGATGGGCGCAGAGATCCGCGCGGTCGAAATGGTCGACCCTGTCCTGAAAGCCGACGTCGCGCTCGCCACCAACTCCGCCGGGCCAGGTTCCCCGGTAGCCCGCGCGCTCGCCGCATCTGCGAAGCAGCTTGCGTTGAACGAGTTCTTTGAAGCTCAGTTAGCGGGAATCACGCGTCGGCGCTGA
- a CDS encoding lipase family protein: MLRVSSRQIVAVVLSLICATTIFVRYSPPAHAEGNFDSEGDQSQFEEFYTPPDPLPPGQPGDLIRTEPMRLVLEPSGQLGAILATATRIMYRSTDARGRPVAVTGTYLEPDSPRPGKGPRPLLSYGPGTQGQGDQCAPSRMFSQGIHWSSGLDFMVNYEETFVATMVARGFAIVMTDYDGLGTPGVHTYVNRLAEGQAMLDAARAAQRLPGTSLDPHGPVGFWGYSQGGGAAASAAELASVYAPDLNVVGTYSGAPPANLAEMLPYIDGNALVGVTGYLLNGAIYAYPEWADAIHAQLTPRGEDLLAKTRHQCVGETLFKFQFRHLAGYFNGDIDKLIDEEPFKTLFDMQRIGRYKPNAPVFIDSNRYDPLVPWTPANQLGRDWCAQGADVQFWTNEEPPFLNKTSINHVLTAWVDGERAMQWIADRFNGLPTTPNCGEF; this comes from the coding sequence ATGCTTCGGGTGTCCTCACGTCAGATTGTTGCAGTTGTACTCAGCTTAATTTGTGCTACAACAATTTTCGTGAGATATTCGCCGCCGGCACACGCCGAAGGCAATTTCGATTCCGAGGGTGACCAAAGTCAATTCGAGGAGTTCTACACTCCGCCCGACCCGCTGCCACCCGGTCAGCCCGGCGATTTGATCCGAACCGAGCCAATGCGGCTCGTGCTCGAGCCGTCCGGACAGCTGGGTGCCATCCTGGCTACCGCTACCCGCATCATGTACCGCAGCACCGACGCCCGCGGCCGGCCGGTCGCGGTAACCGGCACGTACTTGGAGCCGGATAGCCCCCGGCCCGGGAAGGGGCCACGCCCGCTGCTCAGCTACGGCCCGGGCACCCAGGGTCAGGGCGACCAGTGCGCACCGTCGCGGATGTTCAGCCAGGGCATCCATTGGTCGTCCGGGCTGGACTTCATGGTCAACTACGAAGAGACGTTCGTCGCGACGATGGTGGCCCGCGGTTTCGCCATCGTCATGACCGACTATGACGGGCTGGGGACCCCGGGTGTGCATACCTATGTGAACCGGCTGGCCGAAGGGCAGGCGATGCTCGATGCCGCTCGCGCCGCCCAGCGGCTACCTGGGACGTCGCTGGACCCGCACGGCCCCGTCGGGTTTTGGGGGTATTCACAAGGCGGCGGTGCCGCGGCCTCCGCGGCCGAACTCGCGTCGGTCTACGCCCCGGATCTGAACGTGGTGGGCACCTATTCTGGTGCTCCGCCCGCCAACCTGGCCGAAATGTTGCCCTATATAGACGGCAACGCCCTGGTCGGCGTGACCGGCTATTTGCTCAACGGAGCGATTTATGCCTACCCGGAGTGGGCGGACGCGATTCACGCTCAGTTGACGCCGCGCGGGGAAGACCTACTGGCCAAGACCCGCCACCAGTGCGTCGGTGAAACGCTGTTCAAGTTCCAGTTCCGGCATCTTGCCGGCTACTTCAACGGCGATATCGACAAACTTATCGATGAGGAGCCGTTCAAGACCCTGTTCGACATGCAGCGGATCGGGCGCTATAAGCCAAACGCACCGGTATTCATCGACAGCAATCGCTACGACCCGCTGGTGCCGTGGACGCCAGCCAACCAACTTGGACGTGATTGGTGCGCTCAGGGTGCGGATGTCCAGTTCTGGACCAACGAGGAGCCGCCGTTTCTCAACAAGACCTCAATCAACCACGTGCTTACTGCCTGGGTGGACGGCGAGCGTGCTATGCAGTGGATCGCCGACCGATTCAACGGCCTACCCACCACACCCAACTGCGGCGAGTTCTAG
- a CDS encoding acyltransferase family protein, translating into MRRAGRLAIWDQPERRNGIPALDGLRAIAVALVLTQHGGIPGLSGGFIGVDLFFVLSGFLITSLLLDELRRTGRIDLTGFWIRRARRLLPALVLMVLTVGVARELLPYQALTGLRNDAIAAFLWVANWRFVVQKADYFTQGAPPSPLQHAWSLGVEEQYYFVWPLLLIAVTLLLAARARRRCSHATIGGVRLAAFVLASLGALASAAIAVALVCDATRDRIYFGTDTRAQALLVGAAASALLVRDWPSLNRGWCLIRTRWGRRIARLLPVLGLAGLAAATHYATGGAADFRHGLLIGVAIAAVVVIAPVTLEQRGAVARILALRPLVWLGTISYGVYLWHWPIFLALNGERTGWSGVPLFAARCAATVAVAAASWWLIEQPIRRWRPVRVPLLPLAAATVASAAAATMWVVPVGTGPGLREIGLPPGVSAVAAVSPSPPGANRPGPRDPNQPFTVSVFGDSIGWTWMHYLPPTPGFAFIDHTVIGCSLVRGTPYRYIGQTLEQRPECDNWPSRWSTQINKDRPDVALLIIGRWETVDRVNEGQWTHIGDPTFDAYLNAELQQALNIVGSTGVRVVVATVPYSRGGEKPDGRLYPEDQPDRVNQWNTMLRNTVSQHPNVQILDLNKKLCPDGVYTAKVDGIKVRSDGVHLTPEGVKWLTPWLEESLR; encoded by the coding sequence GTGCGGCGTGCTGGTCGGCTGGCGATTTGGGACCAACCGGAGCGGCGCAACGGCATTCCAGCCTTGGATGGGCTTCGCGCGATAGCGGTTGCGCTGGTGCTCACCCAGCATGGCGGCATCCCCGGCCTGAGTGGTGGATTCATTGGCGTCGACCTCTTTTTTGTCCTCAGCGGATTCCTGATTACGTCGCTGCTGCTTGACGAGCTGCGACGCACGGGGCGTATTGACCTGACCGGCTTCTGGATTCGGCGTGCGCGCCGGCTACTGCCGGCTTTGGTGTTGATGGTGCTCACCGTAGGCGTGGCCCGCGAACTTCTTCCGTACCAAGCGCTCACCGGATTACGGAACGATGCGATCGCCGCGTTTTTGTGGGTAGCGAACTGGCGCTTCGTGGTCCAGAAGGCCGACTATTTCACGCAAGGTGCGCCACCCTCGCCTCTGCAGCACGCCTGGTCGCTTGGGGTGGAGGAGCAGTACTACTTTGTCTGGCCGCTGCTGCTGATCGCGGTAACCCTACTGTTAGCCGCGAGGGCCAGGCGGCGTTGCAGCCACGCGACCATCGGTGGAGTGCGATTGGCTGCCTTTGTGCTCGCCTCGTTGGGGGCGCTGGCTTCTGCCGCAATCGCCGTCGCCCTTGTTTGTGACGCGACGCGCGACCGAATCTATTTCGGCACCGATACCCGTGCGCAAGCGTTGCTGGTCGGCGCCGCAGCGTCGGCTCTGCTGGTTCGGGATTGGCCGTCGCTAAACCGTGGCTGGTGCTTGATTAGGACTCGGTGGGGGCGCCGGATCGCTCGGCTCCTACCGGTCCTCGGTCTGGCAGGGTTGGCGGCGGCGACTCACTATGCAACGGGCGGTGCCGCTGACTTCCGCCACGGGCTGCTGATCGGGGTCGCAATTGCGGCCGTCGTTGTGATCGCGCCGGTGACATTGGAGCAGCGCGGAGCGGTGGCCCGCATCCTTGCGTTGCGCCCGCTGGTGTGGCTGGGCACCATTTCGTACGGCGTTTACTTGTGGCACTGGCCAATCTTCTTGGCGCTCAACGGCGAGCGCACCGGATGGTCCGGAGTCCCACTGTTCGCCGCTCGGTGCGCCGCGACAGTGGCAGTGGCGGCAGCATCCTGGTGGTTGATCGAACAACCCATCCGCCGCTGGCGACCGGTACGAGTGCCGCTATTGCCGTTGGCTGCGGCCACTGTGGCTAGTGCTGCTGCGGCGACGATGTGGGTGGTTCCGGTGGGAACCGGACCGGGCTTGCGTGAGATTGGTCTGCCGCCGGGAGTGTCGGCGGTCGCGGCCGTATCGCCGTCGCCGCCGGGAGCGAATCGTCCAGGTCCGCGGGACCCCAACCAGCCGTTCACCGTTTCGGTATTCGGCGACTCGATTGGGTGGACCTGGATGCATTACCTTCCGCCGACGCCCGGATTCGCCTTTATCGACCACACCGTCATCGGCTGCAGCCTGGTGCGCGGCACACCATATCGGTATATTGGCCAAACCCTGGAGCAGAGACCTGAATGTGACAACTGGCCCAGCAGATGGTCGACGCAGATCAACAAGGACCGTCCAGACGTCGCACTGCTGATCATTGGTCGTTGGGAGACGGTAGACCGCGTCAACGAAGGACAATGGACCCACATCGGCGATCCAACCTTCGACGCGTATCTCAATGCAGAGCTGCAGCAAGCACTGAATATTGTGGGTTCCACCGGTGTTCGAGTGGTCGTTGCCACGGTGCCCTACAGCCGCGGCGGTGAAAAGCCGGATGGTCGGTTGTATCCGGAGGATCAGCCGGATCGGGTGAATCAGTGGAACACCATGTTGCGCAATACAGTTAGTCAACATCCGAACGTACAGATCCTCGATCTGAACAAAAAGTTGTGCCCGGACGGCGTTTACACCGCTAAGGTCGACGGCATTAAGGTGCGCAGCGACGGTGTCCACCTCACCCCGGAAGGTGTTAAATGGTTGACGCCGTGGCTAGAAGAGTCTTTGCGGTAG